A portion of the Segatella copri DSM 18205 genome contains these proteins:
- a CDS encoding AMP-binding protein — MTLEEFLSEWNNGSDRVLVHTSGSTGKPKPMMVEKKRMLNSARITCDFLGLKPGDSALLCMSLDYIAGKMVVVRSIERHLHLISVCPSGHPLKDVNEEITFAAMVPMQVYNTLQVPEERARLCCIRHLIIGGGAIDEALEQKLKALPGDVAIWSTYGMTETLSHIALRRINGAEASEWYQPFDSVRISQTDEGCLVIDAPQVCAEPLVTNDIVEIESYIYNKVEKLRFRIKGRKDNVICSGGIKIQIEEVEALLKPYLEKPFMIAKKKDGKFGEIAVLLTEDEEIEKVEATVRRLLSDHKYWIPREFLHVEHLPLTETGKPKRSIFL; from the coding sequence ATGACTTTAGAAGAATTCCTTTCAGAATGGAATAACGGTAGCGACCGGGTGCTTGTTCATACAAGTGGTTCTACAGGCAAGCCCAAGCCGATGATGGTAGAGAAGAAGCGAATGCTCAACTCGGCCCGCATCACTTGTGATTTCCTGGGATTGAAACCTGGTGATAGCGCCCTGCTCTGCATGTCGCTCGATTATATTGCAGGTAAGATGGTGGTGGTGCGGAGTATAGAGCGCCATCTCCATCTTATTTCTGTTTGCCCAAGTGGGCATCCTTTGAAAGATGTAAATGAAGAGATTACCTTCGCTGCGATGGTCCCGATGCAGGTTTATAACACCCTGCAGGTTCCTGAAGAGCGGGCTCGTCTCTGCTGCATCAGGCATCTTATTATCGGTGGCGGAGCCATAGATGAGGCTCTCGAACAGAAACTGAAGGCTCTTCCCGGCGATGTTGCCATCTGGAGTACCTACGGAATGACCGAAACGCTCTCGCATATTGCCCTGAGAAGAATTAACGGTGCTGAGGCCAGCGAATGGTACCAGCCTTTCGATAGTGTCAGAATCAGTCAGACCGATGAAGGATGTCTGGTAATAGATGCTCCGCAGGTCTGTGCTGAGCCCCTGGTAACGAACGATATTGTGGAAATAGAATCCTATATATATAATAAGGTGGAAAAACTCCGTTTTCGCATCAAAGGCAGAAAAGACAATGTGATTTGCAGCGGAGGCATCAAGATTCAGATAGAAGAGGTTGAGGCTCTGTTGAAGCCTTATCTTGAAAAACCTTTCATGATAGCCAAGAAGAAAGACGGGAAGTTTGGAGAGATTGCAGTCCTCCTGACGGAAGATGAGGAGATAGAAAAAGTGGAGGCGACTGTTCGCCGCCTCTTATCTGATCATAAATATTGGATTCCAAGGGAATTCCTTCATGTAGAGCATCTCCCGCTTACCGAAACCGGAAAGCCGAAGCGCTCTATCTTTCTTTAA
- a CDS encoding phosphoethanolamine transferase yields the protein MNSFTDIYKDIYNKVSSGAFLYGYAVVALLLPNIALCYTECLAPWACGANVLLPLALYMWFFSLTRCPGKMIWWAFLFVFFAAFQLVLLYLFGTGVIAVDMFLNLVTTNPGEVKELLGNLLPAVVGVFVVYLPLLVLAIVNISKKGMIVVQLQHRVRCWALEIAAVGLFCLLACYVAVDDYRLRNQLYPVNVCYNLYLAFERYAASENYREASRNFRFDARSEHYAEAPEVYVMVVGETARAHNFSLYGYPRDTNPLLSKTPGIIAFPDATTQSNTTHKSVPMLLSAASAEDFERLFHEKGILAAFREAGFHTVFISNQLPNHSFIDFLGEQADEHYFLKEGASAKDNHYDSDLLQKLDGILPAADASSSKQYRYRKLFVVLHTYGSHFNYQERYPRNFAFFKPDSKSEAKPENRRDLLNAYDNTIRYTDYILHGIVERLQKWEKTQAKTDGVYSQPTSAMLYTSDHGENIFDDDRRLFLHAAPKASDYELHVPFIIWTSDGYGKQYPGILKTLSGHRTQQVQTSLSAFHTMLGIGGILTRYRQDEYSVASEKYHPVKLFYLDDHDKAIPQENAKY from the coding sequence ATGAACAGTTTTACGGATATATATAAGGATATATATAATAAGGTGTCATCGGGCGCATTCCTTTACGGGTATGCTGTGGTAGCATTGTTGTTGCCTAATATAGCTCTGTGCTATACCGAATGTCTGGCTCCTTGGGCTTGTGGTGCCAATGTGTTGCTGCCTTTGGCACTCTACATGTGGTTCTTTTCGTTAACCAGATGCCCGGGTAAGATGATCTGGTGGGCTTTTCTTTTTGTTTTTTTCGCTGCCTTCCAACTGGTATTGCTTTATCTCTTCGGGACGGGAGTGATAGCGGTAGATATGTTTCTGAATCTTGTAACTACCAATCCTGGCGAGGTGAAGGAACTACTTGGTAATCTGTTGCCTGCTGTGGTGGGTGTTTTTGTGGTTTATCTTCCTTTGCTGGTTCTGGCTATTGTCAATATCAGCAAGAAAGGGATGATAGTGGTTCAACTCCAGCATCGAGTGCGTTGTTGGGCTTTGGAGATAGCTGCTGTCGGTTTATTCTGTCTGCTGGCTTGCTATGTGGCTGTAGATGATTATCGCTTGCGCAACCAGCTTTATCCTGTTAACGTTTGCTATAATCTCTATCTTGCTTTCGAGCGTTATGCGGCTTCAGAGAATTACAGGGAGGCAAGCAGAAATTTCAGGTTTGATGCCAGGAGCGAGCACTATGCAGAGGCTCCCGAGGTGTATGTGATGGTGGTGGGAGAGACGGCGAGAGCCCACAATTTCAGTCTCTATGGCTATCCGCGCGATACCAATCCTTTGCTTTCCAAGACTCCTGGAATCATAGCTTTTCCCGATGCTACAACCCAGAGTAATACTACGCATAAGAGTGTTCCTATGCTCCTGTCGGCTGCATCAGCAGAGGATTTCGAACGTCTCTTTCATGAGAAAGGTATCCTGGCTGCTTTCAGGGAGGCGGGATTTCATACCGTATTTATCAGCAATCAGTTGCCTAATCATTCTTTTATTGATTTCCTTGGCGAACAGGCTGATGAACATTACTTCCTGAAGGAAGGTGCTTCTGCAAAAGATAATCATTATGATAGTGATTTGTTGCAGAAGTTGGATGGGATATTGCCTGCGGCAGATGCTTCTTCATCCAAGCAATACCGTTATCGGAAACTCTTCGTGGTACTTCATACTTATGGTTCTCACTTTAATTACCAGGAGCGCTATCCCCGTAATTTCGCCTTCTTTAAACCTGACAGTAAGAGCGAAGCGAAGCCGGAGAACCGGCGTGACCTGCTGAATGCATACGATAATACCATCCGGTATACCGATTATATCCTGCATGGTATCGTAGAACGTCTGCAGAAATGGGAGAAGACTCAGGCAAAGACGGATGGGGTATATAGCCAACCTACATCGGCGATGCTCTATACCAGCGACCATGGAGAGAATATCTTTGATGATGATCGTCGCCTCTTTCTGCACGCCGCCCCGAAGGCATCTGATTATGAGCTGCATGTTCCTTTCATCATCTGGACATCAGATGGTTATGGAAAACAATATCCGGGAATACTGAAAACTTTGTCTGGTCATCGTACCCAACAGGTACAGACGAGTCTTTCGGCTTTTCATACGATGTTGGGGATAGGAGGCATCCTGACCCGTTATCGCCAGGATGAATATTCTGTGGCAAGTGAGAAGTATCATCCTGTGAAGTTGTTTTATCTGGATGATCATGATAAAGCGATTCCACAGGAAAATGCCAAATATTAG
- the aroB gene encoding 3-dehydroquinate synthase: protein MEQRVIISTQLESELVSALSECEHDKLFVLTDTTTLELCMPVLQNFYCMKEAHIITIPATDSHKDIESLMMVWKGLQEGGASRHSCMINLGGGMVTDLGGFAASTFKRGINFINIPTTLLAMVDASVGGKTGINFGGLKNEVGVFNDSKFVILDTEFLKTLDAENICSGYAEMLKHGLISTEAMWEELVSFDLDKPDLKQLQRMVGDSVKVKERIVEQDPHEQGIRKALNLGHTFGHAFESWALKRKPILHGYAVAFGLIPELYLSVAKTGFPTEKMRQTVNFIKEFYGTLDITCDDYDELIELMHHDKKNQNGIINFTMLGGIGDIRINQTATTEEIKEALDFFREG from the coding sequence ATGGAACAAAGAGTAATCATATCAACCCAACTGGAAAGCGAACTGGTAAGTGCACTTTCTGAGTGTGAGCACGACAAGCTTTTTGTGCTTACTGATACTACGACATTGGAACTATGCATGCCTGTATTGCAGAATTTTTACTGCATGAAGGAAGCCCATATCATCACTATACCGGCTACCGATAGCCATAAAGACATCGAAAGTCTGATGATGGTATGGAAAGGACTGCAGGAGGGAGGAGCTTCACGCCACTCCTGTATGATTAATCTGGGCGGCGGTATGGTAACCGACCTGGGTGGCTTTGCTGCCAGCACTTTTAAGAGAGGTATCAACTTTATCAATATCCCTACCACCCTGCTGGCTATGGTAGATGCATCGGTAGGTGGAAAGACAGGCATCAACTTCGGTGGACTGAAGAACGAAGTAGGTGTGTTCAACGATTCTAAGTTCGTTATTCTCGATACAGAATTCTTAAAGACGCTCGATGCAGAAAACATCTGTTCGGGCTATGCAGAGATGCTGAAACACGGTCTGATTTCTACAGAAGCCATGTGGGAAGAACTGGTCAGTTTCGACCTCGACAAGCCTGATTTGAAGCAGTTGCAGCGCATGGTAGGCGACAGCGTGAAGGTAAAGGAGCGCATTGTAGAGCAGGATCCTCACGAGCAGGGCATCCGCAAGGCACTGAACCTGGGCCATACTTTCGGTCATGCATTCGAGAGTTGGGCATTGAAGCGCAAGCCTATCCTGCATGGTTACGCAGTGGCATTCGGTCTGATTCCAGAACTCTATCTGAGTGTTGCCAAAACCGGATTCCCTACTGAGAAGATGCGCCAGACCGTAAACTTCATCAAGGAATTCTATGGTACACTGGATATTACCTGCGATGACTATGATGAACTCATCGAGCTGATGCACCATGACAAGAAGAACCAGAATGGCATCATCAACTTCACGATGCTGGGCGGCATAGGCGATATCCGTATCAACCAGACAGCTACGACAGAAGAGATCAAGGAAGCACTTGACTTCTTCAGAGAAGGATAA
- a CDS encoding BamA/TamA family outer membrane protein codes for MKHILTILIMMLALGSYASEPSVTDSISSAEQVDTMALHAGKSWVNRILDYFNDSNKNKKHKRFDFSVIGGPHYASNTKFGLGLVAAGLYRTDPNDSILPPSNVSLYGDVSSVGFYMLGVRGNHIAPKGRYRIDYHLYFYSFPSDFWGIGYEMGDNDANKSDMKRWQAQAEVSFLFRVADNFYIGPMASYDYVIGKHIERPELLQGMDQHTWNVGAGVSLVYDNRDNLTNPHRGIFLNINQMFRPGFMGNDYAFSTTAFRFDAYQRLGKGTVLAEDIRANLNFGNPSWGMMAELGGTHSMRGYYEGRYRDKHSLEATVELRQHVWKRNGIVVWVGAGTIFPKFSALRSKQILPNAGVGYRWEFKKNVNVRLDYGFGKSGQSGFLFNINEAF; via the coding sequence ATGAAGCATATTCTGACAATACTTATTATGATGTTGGCATTGGGCAGCTATGCCTCTGAGCCTTCTGTAACCGATAGTATCTCATCTGCAGAGCAGGTGGATACGATGGCTTTACATGCCGGGAAATCATGGGTGAACCGGATTCTTGACTACTTTAATGATTCCAACAAAAACAAGAAGCATAAGCGTTTCGATTTTAGTGTGATAGGTGGCCCTCATTATGCCTCTAATACCAAGTTTGGATTGGGATTGGTGGCAGCAGGACTATACCGTACTGATCCGAATGACAGTATTCTTCCTCCTTCTAATGTCTCGCTTTATGGTGATGTCAGTTCTGTAGGTTTCTATATGTTGGGTGTCCGTGGTAACCATATTGCTCCTAAAGGAAGATATCGCATCGATTATCACCTTTATTTCTATTCTTTTCCCTCTGATTTTTGGGGAATAGGCTATGAGATGGGCGATAACGATGCCAATAAGAGTGACATGAAGCGTTGGCAGGCTCAGGCTGAAGTTAGCTTCCTGTTTCGTGTAGCAGATAATTTCTATATCGGGCCGATGGCGAGTTATGACTATGTAATAGGTAAACATATTGAGCGTCCGGAATTACTGCAAGGCATGGATCAGCATACTTGGAATGTAGGAGCTGGCGTTTCTCTGGTATATGATAACAGAGATAATCTTACGAATCCACATCGTGGTATCTTTCTGAATATCAATCAGATGTTCAGACCTGGATTTATGGGAAATGATTATGCTTTCAGTACGACGGCATTTCGTTTTGATGCCTATCAGCGACTGGGTAAGGGTACGGTTCTTGCCGAAGACATTAGGGCTAACCTCAACTTTGGTAATCCTTCGTGGGGAATGATGGCTGAATTGGGTGGTACTCATTCCATGCGTGGCTATTATGAAGGCCGTTATCGCGATAAACATTCTCTGGAAGCTACGGTTGAGTTGCGCCAACATGTATGGAAGCGTAATGGCATCGTAGTGTGGGTTGGAGCAGGAACCATCTTCCCGAAATTCTCGGCATTGCGCTCTAAACAGATTTTGCCGAATGCCGGTGTAGGTTATCGCTGGGAATTTAAGAAGAATGTGAATGTACGTCTGGATTATGGATTCGGTAAGTCGGGGCAGTCTGGTTTTCTCTTCAATATCAATGAAGCGTTTTAG
- a CDS encoding dTDP-glucose 4,6-dehydratase, with amino-acid sequence MKNIIITGGAGFIGSHVVRLFVNKYPEYHIINLDKLTYAGNLANLKDIEDKPNYTFVKGDICDFDLMLKLMQDYKVDGIIHLAAESHVDRSIKDPFTFAQTNVMGTLSLLQAAKIYWESLPEGYEGKRFYHISTDEVYGALQMTHPEGIPAPFTTKASSDKNHEAYGEEFFLETTKYNPHSPYSASKASSDHFVRAFHDTYGMPTIVTNCSNNYGPYQFPEKLIPLFINNIRHRKPLPVYGKGENVRDWLYVVDHARAIDMIFHKGKIAETYNIGGFNEWKNIDIIKVVIKTVDRLLGRKEGEDMDLITYVTDRKGHDMRYAIDSRKLQKELGWEPSLQFEEGIEETVKWYLENQEWMDNVTSGDYQKYYDNMYSNR; translated from the coding sequence ATGAAGAATATCATTATCACGGGCGGTGCTGGTTTCATCGGCTCACACGTAGTAAGACTTTTCGTGAACAAATATCCTGAGTATCACATCATCAACCTCGACAAGTTGACTTACGCTGGTAACCTGGCTAACCTCAAGGACATCGAGGACAAGCCAAACTATACTTTCGTTAAGGGTGATATCTGCGATTTCGACTTGATGTTGAAACTGATGCAGGACTATAAGGTGGATGGCATCATCCATCTCGCTGCCGAGAGCCATGTAGATAGAAGTATCAAGGATCCATTCACTTTCGCTCAGACCAACGTGATGGGTACCCTGTCTCTGCTCCAGGCGGCAAAGATTTACTGGGAGAGTCTTCCTGAAGGATACGAGGGTAAGCGCTTCTACCACATCTCTACTGATGAGGTTTACGGTGCCTTGCAGATGACTCATCCTGAGGGTATTCCTGCACCTTTCACTACCAAGGCATCCAGCGATAAGAACCACGAGGCTTACGGCGAGGAGTTCTTCCTGGAGACAACCAAGTACAATCCTCACTCTCCATATTCTGCATCCAAGGCAAGCTCAGACCACTTCGTCCGTGCTTTCCACGATACATACGGTATGCCTACCATCGTGACCAACTGCTCTAACAACTACGGTCCATACCAGTTCCCTGAGAAGTTGATTCCGCTGTTTATCAACAATATCCGTCATCGCAAGCCATTGCCAGTATATGGTAAGGGTGAGAACGTGCGCGACTGGTTGTATGTAGTAGACCATGCCCGTGCCATTGATATGATTTTCCACAAGGGTAAGATTGCCGAGACTTACAACATCGGTGGTTTTAACGAGTGGAAGAACATCGATATCATCAAGGTGGTAATCAAGACTGTTGATAGATTGCTCGGCAGAAAGGAAGGCGAGGATATGGATCTCATCACTTATGTAACCGACAGAAAGGGTCACGATATGCGTTACGCCATCGACTCTAGAAAGTTGCAGAAGGAATTGGGTTGGGAGCCATCTCTCCAGTTTGAGGAGGGTATCGAGGAAACCGTGAAATGGTATCTCGAGAACCAGGAATGGATGGATAACGTAACATCGGGTGATTACCAGAAGTATTACGATAATATGTATTCAAACCGATAA
- a CDS encoding carbon-nitrogen hydrolase family protein — translation MEPTRKIEKVGMRNLRMEDYDQLAKSFRRIYADSDVFWTKEQIKKLITIFPEGQVVIIVDDKIVGCALSIIVNYNMVKGDHTYAQVTGNETFNTHDPNGNILYGIEVFIHPDYRGLRLARRMYEYRKELCEKLNLKAIMFGGRIPNYHKYADKMRPKEYIEHVRNREIYDPVLTFQLSNDFHVRRVIRNYLPSDEESEHCATLLQWDNIYYQPPTDSYVDRKPTVRIGLVQWQMRPYASVDDLFEQVEFFVDSVSDYKSDFILFPEYFNAPLMARFNDLGEAQSIRKMAQYTEEIRDRFRELAISYNINIITGSMPYLKDDSLYNVGFLCRRDGSVDMYEKIHVTPDEQKCWGLSGGSHIQTFDTDCGKIGIVICYDVEFPELSRLMAEDGMQILFVPFMTDTQNAYSRVRVCAQARAIENECYVAIAGSVGNLPRVHNMDIQYAQSAVFTPCDFAFPNDGKRSEATPNTEMILVSDVDLNLLNELHTYGAVRNLRDRRKDLYELKQKK, via the coding sequence ATGGAACCAACTCGAAAAATCGAAAAGGTAGGCATGCGCAACCTCCGTATGGAGGATTATGATCAGCTTGCCAAGTCATTTAGGCGTATTTACGCAGACTCAGATGTATTCTGGACAAAAGAACAGATTAAGAAACTCATTACTATCTTCCCTGAGGGACAGGTGGTTATTATCGTTGATGATAAGATTGTGGGCTGTGCGCTCTCTATCATCGTTAACTATAATATGGTGAAGGGCGATCATACCTATGCTCAGGTTACGGGTAATGAAACCTTCAATACCCACGATCCTAATGGAAACATTCTTTACGGTATCGAGGTATTTATCCACCCTGATTATCGTGGTTTGCGCCTGGCTCGCCGTATGTATGAGTATCGCAAGGAACTCTGCGAGAAGCTCAACTTGAAGGCTATCATGTTTGGCGGTCGTATACCAAACTATCACAAGTATGCCGATAAGATGCGCCCTAAGGAGTATATCGAGCATGTAAGAAACCGTGAAATCTATGATCCGGTTCTTACCTTCCAGCTTTCCAATGATTTCCACGTGCGCCGCGTAATCCGCAACTATCTTCCTAGCGATGAGGAGAGTGAACACTGCGCCACCCTCTTGCAGTGGGATAACATCTATTATCAGCCACCTACGGATTCTTATGTAGATAGAAAGCCAACCGTAAGAATCGGATTGGTACAGTGGCAGATGCGCCCATACGCTTCGGTGGATGACCTCTTCGAACAGGTTGAGTTCTTCGTTGATTCTGTGAGCGATTACAAGAGCGATTTTATCCTCTTCCCTGAGTATTTCAATGCGCCTTTGATGGCTCGTTTCAACGACTTGGGTGAGGCGCAGAGCATCCGAAAGATGGCGCAGTATACCGAAGAAATCCGTGACCGTTTCCGCGAGTTGGCCATCAGTTACAACATCAATATCATTACGGGTAGTATGCCTTATCTCAAGGACGATTCCCTCTATAATGTGGGCTTCCTCTGCCGCAGAGATGGTAGCGTGGATATGTACGAGAAGATTCATGTTACACCAGATGAGCAGAAGTGCTGGGGATTGAGTGGTGGTAGCCATATCCAGACCTTCGATACCGATTGCGGTAAGATTGGTATCGTAATCTGCTATGATGTGGAGTTCCCTGAGTTGTCAAGATTAATGGCTGAGGATGGCATGCAGATTCTCTTCGTTCCATTCATGACCGATACCCAGAATGCTTACTCCCGAGTAAGAGTCTGTGCACAGGCGCGTGCTATCGAGAACGAGTGCTATGTAGCCATTGCGGGTAGTGTGGGCAACCTGCCACGTGTTCACAACATGGATATCCAGTATGCCCAGAGCGCCGTGTTCACCCCTTGCGACTTTGCTTTCCCTAACGATGGCAAGCGTTCAGAGGCAACACCTAATACCGAGATGATTCTCGTATCAGATGTTGACCTGAATCTCTTGAATGAGCTTCATACCTACGGTGCTGTAAGAAATCTTCGCGACCGCCGCAAGGATCTGTATGAATTGAAACAGAAAAAGTAG
- a CDS encoding PCMD domain-containing protein: MKKIIISGIVMAVATLSCLPVKGQEKVVPFKYGNMDHWVIRNIKESGIIGGNQKTVYAVGPNMTINGNIPYTNKGGSPWGSSNVLAHVSGIYKTNNSVFRDKHGSGYCAKLVTHIEKVKVLGLINIKVLAAGSLFLGNVREPITSTKDGPKAINWGIPFTARPKALRFDYKTSFPHAANRIKQNGFSGASTVAGRDHAIAVLYLQKRHEDAKGNITAKRVGTMVVRFGKSTDRWVEDATYTIHYGDIRHMAGYQAATMGLRSTDYARNSKGKSVPVKEVGWASANETPTHLILQFSSSDGGAYIGTPGNTLWIDNVALVY, from the coding sequence ATGAAGAAAATAATAATATCAGGCATCGTTATGGCGGTTGCTACCTTGTCGTGCCTTCCCGTTAAGGGACAGGAAAAGGTGGTTCCTTTTAAATATGGTAATATGGACCACTGGGTAATTAGGAATATCAAAGAATCAGGCATTATCGGAGGAAATCAGAAAACAGTTTATGCCGTTGGACCTAATATGACTATCAATGGTAATATTCCTTATACCAATAAGGGTGGTTCGCCTTGGGGGTCCTCTAATGTCCTGGCACATGTATCGGGCATCTATAAGACGAATAACTCTGTGTTTCGTGATAAACATGGTAGTGGATATTGTGCCAAACTGGTAACCCATATTGAGAAAGTAAAAGTGCTGGGACTCATCAATATCAAGGTCTTGGCTGCCGGTTCTCTCTTTCTGGGTAATGTTCGTGAACCGATAACAAGTACCAAGGATGGTCCTAAAGCCATCAACTGGGGTATACCATTCACCGCACGTCCTAAGGCTTTGCGCTTTGATTATAAGACTTCTTTTCCTCATGCAGCCAATCGTATCAAGCAGAATGGATTTAGCGGAGCCTCTACGGTTGCAGGTCGAGATCATGCTATAGCTGTGCTCTATCTGCAGAAACGGCATGAAGATGCTAAGGGAAATATAACAGCTAAACGTGTGGGTACGATGGTAGTCAGATTCGGAAAGAGTACCGATAGATGGGTGGAAGATGCTACCTATACAATCCATTATGGCGATATCCGCCACATGGCAGGTTATCAGGCTGCTACTATGGGACTGCGATCCACTGACTATGCCCGTAACAGCAAGGGTAAGAGTGTGCCGGTAAAAGAAGTAGGATGGGCGAGTGCTAACGAAACACCTACTCATCTGATTCTTCAGTTCTCCTCATCCGATGGTGGAGCCTATATCGGAACTCCAGGCAATACCTTGTGGATTGATAATGTAGCATTAGTGTATTAA
- the rfbD gene encoding dTDP-4-dehydrorhamnose reductase: MNILVTGANGQLGHEMQICAQKSNHKFVFTDVAEGYEKLDITNLDAIREKVSENDIQVIVNCAAYTNVDKAETDYDLANLLNNTAAGNLAQAMKEVDGTLIHVSTDYVFQGDKNIPCREDWETNPLGVYGKTKLAGEKSIEATGCKHIIIRTAWLYSQWGKNFVKTMQSLTASHDTLKVVFDQVGTPTYAGDLAAVISHIIETDQLDKTGIYHFSNEGICSWFDFAKIICELSGNTCDIQPCYSEEFPSPVKRPHFSVLDKSKLKQTFGFKVPYWTDSLKKCIAELAAAK; encoded by the coding sequence ATGAATATATTAGTAACAGGCGCTAATGGTCAATTGGGACATGAAATGCAAATCTGTGCCCAAAAAAGCAATCACAAGTTTGTCTTCACCGATGTGGCTGAAGGCTATGAAAAACTGGATATCACCAATCTTGACGCTATCCGAGAAAAGGTGAGCGAGAATGATATTCAGGTAATTGTTAACTGCGCTGCTTATACCAACGTAGATAAGGCTGAAACAGATTACGATCTGGCTAATCTGCTCAACAATACTGCTGCGGGAAATTTGGCACAGGCTATGAAGGAGGTAGATGGTACTTTGATTCATGTATCTACCGACTATGTTTTTCAGGGCGATAAGAATATACCTTGCCGTGAAGATTGGGAAACGAATCCTTTGGGGGTATATGGTAAAACGAAACTTGCAGGCGAAAAGAGTATTGAAGCTACTGGATGCAAGCATATCATCATCCGTACAGCATGGCTCTACTCGCAGTGGGGTAAGAACTTCGTGAAGACCATGCAGAGTCTCACGGCAAGCCACGACACCCTAAAGGTGGTCTTCGACCAGGTGGGTACTCCAACTTACGCTGGCGACCTGGCTGCTGTCATCTCACATATCATCGAAACTGACCAGTTGGATAAGACAGGCATCTACCACTTCTCTAATGAGGGTATCTGCTCTTGGTTTGATTTCGCTAAGATTATCTGCGAACTGAGCGGAAATACTTGCGATATACAGCCTTGCTACAGCGAGGAGTTCCCAAGCCCAGTGAAGCGTCCTCACTTCTCTGTACTTGACAAGAGTAAGCTGAAGCAGACTTTCGGATTCAAGGTGCCATACTGGACTGACAGTTTGAAGAAGTGCATCGCTGAATTGGCGGCAGCAAAATAA
- a CDS encoding o-succinylbenzoate synthase: MYKIEISERTLHFKQPAGTSRGVYTTRHSYYLTLTSDELPGVEGVGECATLPDLSCDAKPEYEMTLRQVCQMVEQMGRIPYDMIRAYPSITFGLETAFASFFDAAKKFLEIVPAEGASSSEMLKQKGVSVPAGMENLTDLFNSPFGRGEEGITINGLVWMGTYEEMLARLEEKLQAGFHCVKLKIGAIEFFKELDLIKRIRDVYNKEQVELRVDANGGFLPENAMSQLEALAKYDIHSIEQPIKQHQWPKMAQLCRETPLPIALDEELIGVNVRSMKEALLDTIRPQYIILKPSLHGGIYGCNEWIELANQRGIGSWITSALESNIGLNAIAHYAAKVYGPNVKMPQGLGTGQLFTDNIPMPLEIRGDKLFVVK, from the coding sequence ATGTATAAGATAGAAATCTCGGAGCGCACGCTCCACTTCAAGCAGCCGGCAGGCACATCTCGTGGCGTATATACCACGAGACACAGTTATTATCTCACTCTCACATCGGATGAATTGCCGGGAGTAGAGGGAGTGGGAGAGTGTGCTACGCTCCCTGATCTCAGTTGCGATGCCAAACCGGAATATGAGATGACCCTGCGACAGGTTTGTCAGATGGTGGAGCAAATGGGACGCATTCCATACGATATGATTCGTGCTTACCCAAGCATTACTTTCGGTCTCGAAACAGCCTTCGCTTCGTTCTTCGATGCAGCGAAGAAGTTTTTGGAGATTGTTCCTGCTGAAGGAGCATCTTCTTCTGAAATGTTGAAGCAGAAAGGAGTTTCTGTTCCAGCCGGAATGGAGAACCTGACAGATCTCTTCAATTCTCCTTTCGGAAGAGGTGAAGAAGGTATTACAATTAACGGATTGGTGTGGATGGGAACCTATGAGGAGATGCTGGCACGGTTGGAGGAGAAGCTCCAGGCGGGTTTCCATTGCGTGAAACTGAAGATCGGTGCCATCGAATTCTTCAAGGAACTCGATCTCATCAAGCGCATCCGTGATGTGTATAACAAGGAGCAGGTTGAGTTGCGTGTAGATGCCAATGGCGGCTTTTTGCCGGAGAATGCAATGAGTCAGCTGGAGGCTTTGGCTAAATATGACATTCATTCGATTGAGCAGCCTATCAAGCAGCATCAGTGGCCTAAGATGGCTCAGCTCTGTCGCGAAACACCGCTTCCTATCGCTCTGGACGAGGAGTTGATTGGTGTGAATGTGAGAAGCATGAAAGAGGCTTTGCTCGATACCATTCGTCCACAATATATCATCTTGAAGCCTTCTCTTCATGGTGGCATCTATGGATGCAACGAGTGGATAGAACTGGCTAACCAGCGTGGTATCGGCAGTTGGATTACTTCTGCTCTTGAGAGTAATATCGGTCTGAATGCTATTGCTCATTATGCAGCTAAAGTATATGGTCCTAATGTCAAGATGCCGCAAGGCTTGGGCACCGGACAGCTCTTTACTGATAATATACCGATGCCTTTGGAGATTCGTGGTGACAAATTGTTTGTAGTAAAATGA